From a single Streptomyces sp. 1331.2 genomic region:
- a CDS encoding ABC transporter ATP-binding protein, whose translation MSDAHGAARLTARGVVRRYGGIEAVGGVDLVALPGRITALIGPNGAGKSTLFDCLAGTARPDAGRVLLGGRDVTRLSAHRRVRLGLARTFQQIAVFPTLTVADNVRVGAEQQNRRAVRPGRADSRAAAERTTRALRLFGLQEVAAEPAGAQPTGVLRLVELARALAGGPRVLLLDEPAAGLDAAQTARLVSVLRGLAERGMALLLVEHDAELVAELADSVYAMAEGRMVAAGPTADVLADPRVSRAWGGVA comes from the coding sequence ATGAGCGACGCTCATGGCGCTGCGCGGCTGACCGCTCGGGGGGTCGTTCGGCGGTACGGGGGGATCGAGGCGGTGGGCGGGGTGGATCTGGTGGCGTTGCCGGGGCGGATCACCGCGTTGATCGGGCCCAACGGGGCAGGCAAGAGCACGTTGTTCGACTGCCTGGCCGGCACTGCCCGGCCCGATGCGGGGCGGGTGCTGCTCGGCGGGCGGGATGTCACCCGGCTCTCCGCGCATCGGCGGGTGCGGCTCGGTTTGGCGCGGACGTTCCAGCAGATCGCCGTCTTCCCGACCCTCACGGTGGCCGACAACGTCCGGGTGGGTGCCGAGCAGCAGAACAGGCGGGCCGTCCGGCCCGGACGGGCCGACTCTCGGGCAGCGGCCGAGCGGACCACCCGGGCGCTGCGGTTGTTCGGGCTGCAGGAGGTCGCCGCCGAGCCTGCCGGGGCGCAGCCCACCGGCGTTCTGCGGTTGGTGGAGCTGGCGCGGGCGTTGGCGGGCGGGCCCCGGGTGCTGCTGCTGGACGAGCCGGCGGCAGGGCTCGACGCCGCGCAGACGGCCCGGCTGGTGTCGGTGCTGCGGGGGCTCGCCGAGCGCGGCATGGCCTTGCTGCTGGTCGAGCACGACGCCGAGCTGGTCGCCGAACTCGCCGACTCCGTGTACGCGATGGCCGAGGGCCGGATGGTCGCGGCCGGTCCGACCGCCGACGTTCTCGCCGACCCCCGTGTCTCCCGGGCCTGGGGAGGGGTGGCCTGA
- a CDS encoding ABC transporter ATP-binding protein has translation MPVEAALRAARVRYGPLEALHGVDLAFPSAAVTVLLGRNGAGRTSALHALAGVVPLSGGRATWRGRDIGGLSVHQRVRRGLALVPAERGVFGSLTVAENLGLGGPGRDEVLEIFPELTALLNRRAGTLSGGQQQLVAVGRALVAEPTLLLLDEPERGLAPAVAARLHAHLLAGATGGRTVVISAQSLPPTLAGAAVVHVLHRGEVVFSGEPGEMTIRPTAPT, from the coding sequence ATGCCCGTCGAGGCCGCGCTGCGTGCCGCCCGGGTCCGGTACGGCCCGTTGGAAGCGCTGCACGGGGTCGACCTGGCGTTCCCCTCCGCCGCCGTCACGGTCCTGCTCGGCCGCAACGGCGCCGGGCGGACGAGCGCGCTGCACGCCCTCGCCGGGGTCGTCCCGCTGTCGGGCGGCCGGGCGACCTGGCGGGGCCGGGACATCGGCGGGCTGTCGGTGCACCAGCGGGTACGGCGCGGGCTGGCGCTGGTGCCTGCCGAGCGCGGGGTGTTCGGGTCGCTGACCGTCGCCGAGAACCTGGGCCTGGGCGGCCCGGGACGGGACGAAGTACTCGAAATTTTCCCCGAGTTGACCGCGCTGCTGAATCGCCGGGCGGGCACCCTCTCCGGCGGCCAGCAGCAACTGGTCGCCGTCGGGCGGGCCTTGGTGGCCGAGCCCACCCTCCTCCTGCTCGACGAGCCCGAACGCGGCCTGGCCCCCGCCGTCGCCGCCCGGCTGCACGCCCACCTGCTGGCCGGCGCCACCGGCGGCCGTACGGTCGTGATCTCGGCGCAGTCCCTGCCCCCCACCCTCGCCGGGGCGGCGGTGGTGCACGTGCTGCACCGGGGCGAGGTGGTCTTCTCGGGGGAGCCCGGGGAGATGACCATCCGGCCGACCGCGCCGACGTGA
- a CDS encoding GNAT family N-acetyltransferase — MDHDDVLALFDDRIRRNAAPGDPGVRVERDGAVVRQVGGEDSWNGVVWSGLDEAGADAAIAAQVRHFAALGLEFEWKAYSHDRPADLGERLLAAGFTAEPAEALMIARIEDLPTDVVLPEGVRLQPVTDEAGVDLLMEAHEQAFGRELPRLRERILDHLRHGTDTVSMVVAMAGDRPISGARMELNPGTGFAGLWGGGTAPDWRGRGIYRALVAHRARLAADLGYQYLQVDASDQSRPILQRLGFAWVSTTTPYLRGPA; from the coding sequence ATGGATCATGACGACGTGCTCGCCCTGTTCGACGACCGGATCCGGCGCAACGCGGCGCCGGGCGACCCCGGCGTCCGCGTCGAGCGGGACGGTGCGGTGGTGCGGCAGGTGGGTGGAGAGGACTCCTGGAACGGCGTGGTGTGGTCCGGCCTGGACGAGGCCGGGGCCGACGCGGCGATCGCGGCGCAGGTGCGGCACTTCGCGGCGCTGGGCCTGGAGTTCGAGTGGAAGGCGTACTCCCACGACCGCCCCGCCGACCTCGGGGAGCGGCTGCTGGCGGCCGGCTTCACGGCCGAGCCCGCCGAGGCGCTGATGATCGCCCGGATCGAGGACCTGCCCACCGACGTGGTCCTGCCCGAGGGCGTCCGACTGCAGCCGGTGACCGACGAGGCCGGTGTGGACCTGCTGATGGAAGCCCACGAACAGGCCTTCGGCCGGGAACTGCCGCGCCTGCGCGAGCGGATCCTCGACCACCTCCGGCACGGCACCGACACGGTCAGCATGGTCGTCGCGATGGCCGGTGACCGCCCGATCTCCGGGGCCCGGATGGAACTGAACCCGGGCACCGGATTCGCCGGCCTCTGGGGCGGCGGCACCGCACCCGACTGGCGCGGCCGGGGTATCTACCGGGCCCTCGTCGCCCACCGGGCGCGCCTCGCCGCCGACCTCGGCTACCAGTACCTGCAGGTCGACGCGAGCGACCAGAGCCGCCCCATCCTCCAGCGCCTCGGCTTCGCCTGGGTGAGCACCACGACGCCCTACCTGCGCGGCCCGGCCTGA
- a CDS encoding 3'-5' exonuclease, whose protein sequence is MAADPHLLNVIDVEATCWQGQPPPGQVSEIIEIGLTVVDLRAGERLAKHRLLVRPARSQVSPFCTELAGLTQAEVDGGLSFREACRQLAARHRAGSIAWASWGDYDRNQFTRQCRHTNTAYPFGDRHTNAKVAFTASYGLRRRPGMAEALTVAGLPLEGRHHRGDDDSWNIAALVLDLAARGHWPAGQY, encoded by the coding sequence ATGGCCGCCGACCCGCACCTGCTGAACGTGATCGACGTCGAAGCGACCTGCTGGCAGGGGCAGCCACCGCCCGGGCAGGTCAGCGAGATCATCGAGATCGGACTCACCGTCGTCGACCTGCGCGCGGGTGAACGCCTCGCCAAGCACCGGCTGTTGGTGCGCCCGGCCCGCTCGCAGGTGAGCCCCTTCTGCACGGAGCTGGCCGGGCTGACCCAGGCCGAGGTGGACGGCGGTCTCTCCTTCCGCGAAGCCTGCCGGCAACTGGCGGCCCGGCACCGGGCGGGCTCGATCGCGTGGGCCAGTTGGGGCGACTACGACCGCAACCAGTTCACCCGCCAGTGCCGCCACACGAACACCGCGTACCCCTTCGGCGACCGCCACACCAACGCGAAGGTCGCCTTCACGGCCTCCTACGGCTTGCGCCGACGCCCCGGAATGGCCGAGGCGCTGACCGTCGCCGGCCTCCCCCTGGAAGGCCGCCACCATCGGGGCGACGACGACTCCTGGAACATCGCCGCCCTGGTCCTGGACCTGGCTGCGCGCGGGCACTGGCCGGCCGGCCAGTACTGA